In Candidatus Sedimenticola sp. (ex Thyasira tokunagai), the following proteins share a genomic window:
- a CDS encoding methyl-accepting chemotaxis protein, giving the protein MTQQQMSGAALRAFLLLSALVGIYSLIKWYGLDNISLTITSLVLLSILLISALLLRIEISTIVVANLATLAMVIHAGNVIYQTGGIHSAHILWPIGFTVFSYLLANSLSGLFWFVVAFIQVTVLIFLDHNGLQPEALPLSGSAVRVNDYSGYILPMAMIWLAQAYVYRIRRIAMENMILLRETAEHSAAANKAQAESLEALVGNVKSITHLMHQLKSQLHETLATNNKNSSSIASDLDHQQVLSSEMQDKLKEALTAVDENKVLFSKMDELSGHFASEATEANDSMDSAVEAMSAIRDHNKDIQAAISVVSGIADQTNLLALNAAIESARAGDAGRGFAVVASEVRELSVKSNEAALEIGKLLEMSMSNMAKGYDQVDAASQSVSKALQTISSMNDKLDLVSRAAMKQSERIKLLDITSQAISDFSDSSVESSKELEHSNEQLQDVFETMSQQTENLQQQLDGGGRRD; this is encoded by the coding sequence ATGACCCAGCAACAGATGAGTGGTGCCGCACTGCGTGCGTTCTTGTTATTAAGTGCGCTAGTCGGTATATACAGCCTTATCAAGTGGTATGGCCTCGATAATATTTCCCTGACCATCACCTCTCTTGTTCTGCTCTCAATACTGCTTATATCTGCGCTACTGCTGAGAATTGAAATTAGCACAATTGTAGTTGCCAACCTGGCTACTCTGGCTATGGTTATTCATGCGGGCAATGTCATCTACCAAACGGGTGGTATTCACTCCGCACACATTCTCTGGCCGATAGGGTTCACTGTTTTTAGCTATCTGCTGGCAAACAGTCTATCGGGGCTGTTCTGGTTTGTTGTTGCCTTTATTCAAGTTACTGTGCTTATCTTCCTGGACCACAACGGACTTCAGCCTGAGGCACTTCCTCTCTCAGGTTCTGCCGTGAGGGTTAATGATTATTCGGGGTATATTCTGCCGATGGCAATGATCTGGCTGGCCCAGGCCTACGTTTACCGGATTCGTCGTATTGCAATGGAAAATATGATTCTTCTTCGTGAAACGGCGGAGCATAGTGCGGCGGCAAACAAGGCCCAGGCGGAGAGTCTGGAAGCGTTGGTTGGTAATGTAAAGAGTATCACTCACTTGATGCATCAGCTGAAATCACAGTTACATGAAACATTGGCAACGAATAACAAAAATAGCTCAAGTATTGCATCTGACCTTGATCATCAGCAGGTGCTTAGCAGTGAGATGCAGGATAAGCTAAAAGAGGCTCTGACGGCTGTCGATGAAAATAAGGTGCTGTTCAGCAAGATGGATGAACTCTCGGGACATTTTGCATCTGAAGCGACAGAAGCCAATGACAGCATGGACTCAGCTGTTGAGGCGATGTCTGCCATCCGTGATCACAATAAGGATATCCAAGCAGCCATCTCCGTAGTCTCAGGTATTGCAGATCAGACCAACCTTCTGGCATTGAATGCCGCAATCGAGTCTGCTCGTGCAGGAGATGCCGGTCGGGGCTTTGCTGTGGTTGCCAGTGAGGTGCGCGAGCTCTCTGTAAAGAGCAATGAAGCGGCGCTTGAAATAGGTAAATTGCTCGAAATGAGCATGAGCAATATGGCAAAAGGGTATGATCAGGTTGATGCCGCCAGTCAGTCTGTCAGCAAGGCACTGCAAACCATCTCCTCGATGAACGACAAGTTGGATCTGGTAAGTCGGGCCGCCATGAAACAGTCAGAGCGCATCAAACTGTTGGATATCACGTCACAGGCGATAAGTGATTTCAGTGATTCCAGTGTCGAGTCTTCCAAGGAGTTAGAACACTCCAATGAACAGCTTCAAGATGTTTTTGAGACGATGTCACAGCAGACAGAAAATCTACAGCAACAATTGGATGGTGGCGGCAGGCGCGATTAA
- the rne gene encoding ribonuclease E has translation MKRMLINATQPEELRVAIVDGQKLFNLDIESAGREQKKANIYKGRITRVEPSLEAAFVEYGADRHGFLPLKEISRSYFTDKAREAGGRANIKEAIKEGQEVIIQIEKEERGNKGAALTTFISLAGRYLVLMPNNPRAGGVSRRIEGQDRSDLREAMSGLEIPDGMGLIVRTAGVGKNEEELQWDLDYLTQLWRAIEESAAEKKPPFLIYQESNVIIRSMRDYLRGDIGEIVIDDPDVYAEACEFVEQVMPQYKKKLRKYEDEIPLFNRFQIESQIESAFQREVTLPSGGAIVIDHTEALTSVDINSARATKGADIEETALNTNLEAADEIARQLRLRDMGGLFVIDFIDMTPSRNQREVENRLKDALKHDRARVQVGRISRFGLLEMSRQRLRPSLSDSSLHACPRCSGHGFIRGIESLALSVLRLIEEHAMKENTARINAQLPVDVATYLLNEKRQNIHDIEKRHSIGVILIPNTHLQTPHYEIERIRSQDIPTGSDEPVSHEMMAKPEEGLQQSPSQQGVKSEEPSVKRIAPSAPAPQRAPEAVAEPAAAKPQEGGFVRRILSALFAESKTTEKEEAPVEEKKADKEKRSDSRSRGGRRRPNQRGEGRGSSSRGSRQRSGGKGGDNRQQRGEQKAKTNVPQRKGREESIERKDEKEQQTAVANGVDKSGTEEVKRGSRRGRRGGRRRRGGRGAGQEGENQEIQDQAVTATTTEKVDGNVAVTTDEQPLEGGEAKEREGSTGRGRGRGRGRSRGPRRPKEQADSSSNGNRDESKPADEKTAEKSKDKPSKQVETKPAAAQEPKPVGQQIETKPATAQESSPVSPQVETKPEAEAKPKPKSKPRAEPKSKPDAQAKPEVESKPKGKPLRQVETKKGAKNKPKPAIKAEKKPKAKTDDKPKPVAPAKTKTENKPLRQVETKGTTQAEAPKESRPERQSSSRGSQREQRTAEMLMKAVSKAASEPPPNKDGE, from the coding sequence ATGAAACGTATGCTGATCAACGCAACTCAGCCGGAAGAGTTGCGCGTGGCCATTGTGGATGGCCAAAAATTGTTCAACCTGGATATTGAAAGCGCAGGTAGAGAACAGAAAAAAGCCAATATTTACAAAGGCAGAATCACCCGGGTCGAACCCAGTCTAGAAGCCGCATTCGTCGAGTACGGCGCTGACCGTCACGGCTTCCTTCCCCTCAAAGAGATCTCCCGCAGCTACTTTACCGACAAGGCTCGTGAAGCCGGTGGTCGAGCAAATATTAAAGAGGCGATCAAGGAAGGCCAGGAAGTCATCATCCAGATCGAGAAAGAGGAGCGTGGCAATAAGGGCGCGGCACTCACCACCTTCATCTCTCTGGCAGGCCGTTATCTCGTTTTAATGCCCAACAACCCTCGTGCCGGCGGAGTCTCTCGCCGTATCGAGGGCCAGGATAGAAGCGACCTCAGGGAGGCCATGTCCGGCCTCGAAATTCCCGATGGCATGGGACTGATCGTCCGCACCGCCGGTGTTGGTAAAAATGAAGAAGAGTTGCAGTGGGACCTCGACTACCTGACACAGTTGTGGAGAGCCATTGAAGAGTCGGCAGCAGAGAAAAAGCCCCCCTTCCTGATCTACCAGGAGAGCAACGTCATCATCCGTTCCATGCGCGACTACCTGCGTGGTGATATTGGGGAGATCGTTATCGATGACCCGGATGTCTATGCAGAAGCCTGCGAATTCGTCGAGCAGGTGATGCCTCAGTACAAGAAGAAACTTCGTAAATACGAAGATGAAATTCCTCTGTTCAACCGTTTTCAGATTGAGAGCCAGATTGAGTCCGCCTTCCAGCGTGAGGTCACCCTCCCCTCCGGCGGTGCTATCGTTATCGATCACACTGAAGCATTGACCTCTGTAGATATCAACTCAGCCCGCGCCACCAAGGGGGCGGATATCGAGGAGACGGCCTTAAATACCAACCTTGAAGCCGCCGATGAGATCGCACGTCAACTACGTCTGCGTGATATGGGTGGTCTGTTCGTCATCGACTTCATCGACATGACACCCTCCCGCAATCAGCGAGAGGTTGAAAACCGCCTGAAAGATGCGCTCAAGCATGACCGCGCCAGAGTTCAGGTTGGCCGCATCTCACGCTTCGGCTTGCTGGAGATGTCACGGCAGCGGCTGCGTCCCTCGTTGAGCGACTCCAGCCTCCACGCCTGCCCACGCTGCTCCGGCCATGGCTTTATCCGTGGTATCGAGTCACTTGCTCTTTCAGTGCTTCGACTCATCGAAGAGCATGCGATGAAGGAGAATACCGCACGGATCAATGCACAACTACCTGTCGATGTTGCCACCTATCTGCTCAACGAGAAGCGTCAAAACATCCACGACATTGAGAAGCGTCACTCTATTGGCGTGATACTGATACCCAATACCCACCTGCAGACACCTCATTACGAGATTGAGCGGATTCGTTCCCAGGATATTCCCACGGGTAGTGATGAGCCTGTCAGTCACGAAATGATGGCCAAGCCTGAGGAGGGCCTACAGCAGTCTCCCAGCCAGCAGGGTGTGAAGAGCGAAGAGCCCTCGGTTAAGCGTATTGCCCCATCGGCACCTGCTCCTCAACGTGCACCCGAAGCAGTTGCAGAACCCGCTGCTGCAAAACCACAGGAAGGTGGCTTTGTTCGTCGCATCTTGAGTGCCCTCTTCGCTGAGAGTAAAACGACTGAGAAAGAAGAAGCGCCCGTAGAAGAGAAAAAGGCAGACAAAGAGAAAAGATCTGACTCCCGTTCTCGCGGTGGACGTCGTCGCCCCAACCAACGTGGCGAAGGCCGAGGTTCTTCATCGCGGGGTTCACGTCAACGCTCCGGCGGCAAAGGCGGTGATAACCGCCAGCAGCGGGGTGAGCAGAAAGCCAAGACTAATGTTCCCCAAAGGAAGGGGCGCGAAGAGAGCATAGAGCGGAAGGATGAAAAGGAGCAACAAACAGCTGTCGCCAATGGTGTCGATAAGAGCGGCACGGAAGAGGTAAAGCGAGGTTCACGCAGGGGTCGCAGGGGTGGACGCCGTCGCCGTGGAGGCCGTGGAGCCGGCCAGGAAGGTGAAAACCAGGAGATACAGGATCAGGCAGTTACAGCCACAACCACTGAAAAAGTGGATGGTAATGTTGCCGTCACAACTGATGAGCAGCCCTTAGAGGGTGGAGAAGCCAAGGAACGTGAAGGCTCAACCGGTCGTGGTCGTGGTCGCGGCCGAGGTCGTAGCCGAGGACCGCGCAGGCCTAAAGAACAGGCCGATAGCAGTAGCAATGGTAATAGAGACGAAAGTAAACCTGCTGATGAAAAAACTGCAGAGAAGTCTAAAGACAAGCCGTCCAAACAGGTGGAAACGAAACCAGCCGCCGCTCAGGAGCCTAAACCGGTAGGTCAGCAGATAGAGACCAAGCCCGCTACCGCTCAGGAATCTAGCCCGGTAAGCCCACAGGTAGAGACAAAGCCCGAGGCCGAAGCTAAACCAAAACCTAAGTCCAAACCGAGAGCCGAGCCGAAATCCAAACCGGATGCACAGGCTAAACCTGAAGTTGAGAGCAAGCCCAAGGGGAAGCCGCTACGTCAGGTCGAAACTAAAAAGGGTGCTAAAAACAAGCCGAAACCGGCAATCAAGGCTGAGAAGAAGCCAAAGGCTAAAACCGACGATAAGCCAAAACCGGTAGCACCGGCTAAGACCAAGACGGAAAACAAGCCGCTGCGTCAGGTGGAAACAAAGGGTACCACTCAGGCAGAGGCTCCAAAAGAGTCACGACCTGAACGCCAATCTTCCTCCAGAGGTTCACAAAGAGAACAGAGAACAGCGGAAATGCTGATGAAAGCAGTCAGCAAGGCGGCATCGGAACCGCCTCCCAACAAAGACGGAGAGTAA
- the sppA gene encoding signal peptide peptidase SppA, translating to MDDKNWERELLEKLASSSITEQQRARRWGIFFKLLTFAYLATLLLLWMPDKLPETSLAGDEGHTALVEVKGVIADDSEASADNIISGLRSAFEDEETKGVVLRINSPGGSAVQSGYINDEIRRLKEKYEDIPVYAVVTDMCASGGYYVAAAADKIYVDKASIVGSIGVLMGTFGFEKGMEKLGVERRLITAGEHKAILDPFSPLKDEERLHVEGMLDQVHQQFIAAVKEGRGDRLKVDDKIFSGLFWSGEESIKLGLADELGSSSYVAREVIKAETIVDFTPAEDLVERFAKRIGAGAASFLTNLSGIGQGAGL from the coding sequence ATGGACGATAAAAATTGGGAACGGGAGTTGTTGGAAAAGCTGGCCTCCTCTTCGATTACCGAACAGCAGCGTGCGCGTCGCTGGGGGATCTTCTTTAAGCTTCTCACCTTTGCCTATTTAGCAACTCTGTTGCTGTTGTGGATGCCTGACAAACTGCCGGAGACCTCCCTTGCGGGGGATGAGGGTCATACCGCACTGGTGGAGGTCAAGGGTGTCATCGCTGACGATTCCGAGGCGAGTGCGGATAACATTATCAGCGGTCTGCGCAGCGCCTTTGAAGATGAAGAGACCAAGGGCGTCGTATTGCGTATCAACAGCCCGGGCGGCAGTGCGGTACAGTCAGGCTATATCAATGACGAGATCCGTCGCTTGAAAGAGAAGTACGAAGATATTCCTGTCTATGCCGTGGTGACCGATATGTGTGCCTCCGGTGGTTATTACGTGGCGGCAGCGGCAGATAAGATCTATGTCGACAAGGCAAGTATCGTCGGCTCCATCGGTGTGCTGATGGGCACCTTCGGTTTCGAGAAGGGTATGGAAAAACTCGGTGTTGAGCGGCGCTTGATCACCGCCGGTGAGCATAAAGCCATTCTTGATCCCTTCTCACCACTGAAGGATGAGGAACGTCTTCACGTAGAGGGGATGCTGGATCAGGTACACCAGCAGTTTATCGCTGCCGTAAAAGAGGGGCGGGGTGATCGCCTGAAAGTGGATGACAAGATCTTCAGCGGCCTTTTCTGGTCCGGCGAGGAGAGCATCAAGCTAGGATTGGCGGATGAGTTGGGTAGCAGCAGCTATGTCGCCCGTGAGGTAATCAAGGCTGAGACTATTGTAGACTTCACTCCCGCCGAGGACCTTGTGGAACGTTTTGCCAAGCGCATTGGCGCAGGTGCCGCCTCTTTTCTCACCAACCTCTCAGGCATCGGCCAGGGAGCGGGCTTGTGA
- the rluC gene encoding 23S rRNA pseudouridine(955/2504/2580) synthase RluC, translating into MSEPQQKNQSVQQVRVEPGYEGQRIDNFLLNLLKGVPRSYIYRILRRGEVRVNKGRKKASYRLKEGDLVRVPPVRMAEKTAPAGVGRKQLEILEQSILYQDKRLLVLNKPSGMAVHGGSGLSFGVIEALRQLKSEDRELELVHRLDRDTSGCLLITRRRSALRALHELIRNNSIDKRYIALVAGKWHRDRVEVNEPLLKNTVKSGERIVVVDPRGKPSVTRFRVRERFGDYTLVEAQLITGRTHQIRVHAAHLGTPILGDTKYGDDAANKAMRKRGLKRLFLHAESLRFSWPEERGEMQFKAPLEPALVKLLSDLKR; encoded by the coding sequence ATGTCGGAACCACAGCAGAAAAATCAGTCGGTACAGCAGGTACGTGTAGAGCCCGGATATGAGGGTCAGCGTATCGATAACTTCCTCCTCAATCTGCTGAAAGGTGTTCCCAGGAGTTACATCTATCGTATCCTGCGGCGGGGAGAGGTGCGGGTCAACAAAGGCCGGAAAAAGGCCAGCTACCGACTTAAAGAGGGTGATCTGGTCCGTGTGCCGCCGGTACGCATGGCGGAGAAGACAGCTCCCGCCGGGGTAGGGCGCAAGCAGTTGGAGATTCTTGAGCAGTCGATTCTCTATCAGGACAAGCGACTGTTGGTACTCAACAAACCCTCCGGTATGGCGGTTCACGGCGGTAGTGGGCTCAGCTTCGGCGTGATTGAGGCATTGCGCCAGCTAAAATCTGAAGATCGCGAGCTGGAACTGGTTCACCGCCTCGACCGGGATACCTCGGGCTGTCTATTGATCACCCGCCGGCGCAGTGCTTTGCGCGCCCTCCATGAGCTGATTCGCAACAACAGCATCGACAAGCGCTATATCGCCCTGGTGGCGGGAAAGTGGCATAGGGATCGGGTAGAGGTCAATGAACCTCTGTTGAAAAACACAGTCAAAAGCGGCGAGCGGATTGTAGTGGTGGATCCGAGAGGCAAGCCATCGGTCACCCGCTTTCGGGTGAGAGAACGGTTTGGCGACTACACGCTGGTTGAGGCGCAGCTGATCACCGGACGTACGCACCAGATTCGGGTTCATGCCGCCCATCTGGGAACCCCAATACTCGGCGATACCAAATACGGTGATGATGCCGCCAACAAGGCGATGCGCAAGCGGGGTTTGAAAAGACTATTTCTCCATGCAGAATCACTGCGCTTCTCCTGGCCGGAGGAGCGGGGTGAGATGCAGTTCAAGGCACCGCTTGAGCCTGCACTGGTAAAATTATTGAGTGATTTGAAGCGATGA
- a CDS encoding HAD-IA family hydrolase, which translates to MNSNDFKLLVFDWDGTLMDSEARIIACVRGAARDLQLKMPTDNEVRNIIGLGLKEAVTTLFPGADDDLVARMVVRYRHYFLHADKTPSELFAGAREVLQKLQKQEYMMAVATGKGRQGLDKVLDETGLKPLFLATRCADETLSKPHPEMLLQIMDELGVDGGETLVIGDTEYDMQMAVNAGAHRLAVSYGVHTTERLMQHSPLGCLDDITELTDWLMER; encoded by the coding sequence ATGAACAGTAACGATTTCAAGCTGCTGGTATTTGATTGGGATGGCACCCTGATGGATTCGGAGGCGAGGATTATCGCCTGCGTACGCGGGGCGGCGAGGGACCTGCAACTGAAGATGCCGACAGATAACGAGGTCCGAAATATTATCGGGCTGGGGCTGAAAGAGGCCGTCACCACCCTCTTTCCAGGGGCGGATGATGATCTGGTGGCCAGGATGGTGGTGCGCTACCGTCACTACTTCCTTCATGCAGACAAGACACCCTCAGAACTCTTTGCCGGCGCCAGGGAGGTACTTCAAAAACTACAGAAGCAGGAGTACATGATGGCGGTGGCGACTGGAAAGGGGCGTCAGGGTCTGGATAAGGTACTTGACGAGACGGGACTGAAACCGCTGTTTCTTGCCACCCGCTGTGCCGATGAGACCCTCTCGAAACCCCATCCGGAGATGCTGTTGCAGATCATGGATGAGCTGGGAGTTGATGGTGGAGAGACGTTGGTGATTGGTGATACCGAATATGACATGCAGATGGCAGTTAACGCCGGTGCCCACCGATTGGCTGTAAGCTACGGTGTACACACAACAGAGCGGCTGATGCAGCATTCGCCCCTGGGTTGCCTGGATGATATTACTGAACTGACAGATTGGCTTATGGAGCGCTGA